A stretch of Myceligenerans xiligouense DNA encodes these proteins:
- a CDS encoding CpaF family protein: MTTPPSAAPTSAADDETKPPPAALPVFTDPVPAPPATTPRPESANPWTVTAAPVSQSASGGESDGPTPTDLPGGWESFDRRTSANQPTAPPFGRAQRSGTVRYAPDVDWDLVATIQGQVSEQLSRAVADNRDLSRQDQEQLAHFHTVDLIDQTMAQWANVGRTTLTGPQRAELARAVSDALFRLGRLQPLIEDDRVENININGCDDVELELTDGRVIEGPPVADSDQQLIDYLVFLASRSEVNARTFSEAQPSLHLRLDDGSRLAAVAWVSPRPQVTIRRHRLVRVTLPDLVEGGLFDDPTAATLLAAAVRAKLSVLVTGAPGAGKTTLLRALANEIPPRERIATVESEYELHLHQYRARTWAWEARPGTGEVGVDGRQAGEYSLMQAVWDVVRFNVSRVLVGEVRGREIVPLIQVTENGTGTLATTHSRDAAAAIRKLVTCAMQEGPQWDATLATAKLAESIDLVVHLELTGSDDGRPRRRVSEIVAIEPGDSIGSFATTQVYSTDDHGGLVPGVLPDRLRALLRHGFDLTAYTSRQEVN; encoded by the coding sequence ATGACGACCCCGCCCAGCGCCGCCCCCACCTCGGCGGCCGACGACGAGACCAAGCCCCCGCCCGCCGCGCTCCCGGTCTTCACCGACCCGGTGCCCGCACCGCCAGCGACGACCCCGCGGCCTGAATCGGCAAACCCGTGGACGGTCACCGCAGCGCCGGTCAGCCAGTCGGCCAGCGGTGGTGAATCCGATGGCCCGACGCCGACGGACCTGCCGGGCGGCTGGGAATCCTTCGACCGACGCACGAGCGCGAACCAGCCGACTGCCCCGCCCTTCGGCCGCGCCCAGCGATCGGGTACGGTCCGCTACGCCCCGGACGTGGACTGGGACCTCGTCGCGACGATCCAGGGGCAGGTCTCCGAGCAGTTGTCTCGCGCGGTGGCGGACAACCGCGACCTGTCGCGCCAGGATCAGGAGCAGCTGGCGCACTTCCACACGGTGGACCTGATCGACCAGACGATGGCGCAGTGGGCGAACGTCGGCCGCACCACCCTCACCGGCCCGCAACGGGCGGAGCTCGCCCGTGCGGTGTCCGACGCCCTGTTCCGGCTGGGGCGGCTGCAGCCGCTGATCGAGGACGACCGTGTCGAGAACATCAACATCAACGGGTGCGACGACGTCGAGCTGGAGCTCACCGACGGGAGGGTGATCGAGGGCCCGCCGGTCGCGGACTCCGACCAGCAGCTGATCGACTACCTCGTGTTCCTCGCCTCCCGCTCCGAGGTCAACGCCAGGACGTTCTCCGAAGCGCAGCCGTCCCTGCACCTGCGCCTGGACGACGGCTCCCGCCTTGCGGCAGTCGCCTGGGTCTCGCCGCGCCCGCAAGTCACGATCCGCCGCCACCGCCTCGTGCGCGTCACCCTGCCCGACCTCGTCGAGGGCGGTCTGTTCGACGACCCGACCGCCGCGACACTGCTGGCGGCCGCGGTCCGGGCGAAGCTGTCCGTCCTGGTCACCGGCGCCCCGGGCGCCGGGAAGACGACCCTGCTGCGGGCGCTGGCGAACGAGATCCCGCCGCGCGAGCGGATCGCGACGGTGGAGTCGGAGTACGAGCTGCACTTGCACCAGTACCGAGCTCGCACCTGGGCATGGGAGGCGCGCCCCGGTACGGGCGAGGTCGGCGTCGACGGGCGGCAGGCGGGCGAGTACAGCCTGATGCAGGCGGTGTGGGACGTGGTGCGGTTCAACGTCTCCCGGGTGCTCGTGGGCGAGGTGCGCGGCCGGGAGATCGTCCCGTTGATCCAGGTGACCGAGAACGGCACCGGCACCCTCGCCACCACCCACTCCCGCGACGCGGCAGCCGCGATCCGCAAGCTCGTCACCTGCGCCATGCAGGAAGGCCCGCAGTGGGACGCGACACTCGCGACGGCGAAGCTCGCCGAGTCCATCGACCTCGTCGTCCACCTCGAACTGACCGGATCCGACGACGGGCGTCCGCGGCGTCGCGTCTCGGAGATCGTGGCAATCGAACCCGGCGACTCCATCGGATCGTTCGCCACCACCCAGGTGTACTCCACCGACGACCACGGTGGCCTCGTGCCCGGCGTCCTGCCGGACCGCCTGCGGGCGCTCTTGCGGCACGGCTTCGACCTGACGGCCTACACCTCCCGCCAGGAGGTGAACTGA
- a CDS encoding SAF domain-containing protein: MSPPKVRRRAWATIVGAGALVVGALIGLFVWMAASTTQQVLVAATDLDKYHVITVGDLRVVPVTLDASVASVSSTEAATLIGQRLASAVPEGSVLAPADVSKEQFPPSGRTVVQVAFNAQQAAGVTFQPGDDVRVVVAPPTATDAEPTFSAGEIAAVHTSTSGAVVDVLVPHADAVDLSVAIANGRASIVHDAGPVLSSDDTDPRGPADKGGED; encoded by the coding sequence GTGTCGCCGCCCAAGGTTCGGCGGCGTGCATGGGCGACGATCGTCGGGGCCGGCGCACTGGTGGTCGGGGCGCTGATCGGCCTGTTCGTGTGGATGGCGGCGTCTACGACGCAGCAGGTCCTGGTCGCGGCGACGGACCTCGACAAGTACCACGTGATCACGGTCGGCGACCTGCGCGTCGTGCCCGTCACCCTGGACGCCTCGGTCGCGTCGGTCTCCAGCACGGAGGCTGCCACGCTCATCGGGCAACGGCTGGCCTCGGCCGTCCCGGAGGGCTCGGTCCTTGCCCCTGCGGACGTCTCGAAGGAGCAGTTCCCACCCTCGGGCCGGACGGTCGTCCAGGTCGCCTTCAACGCCCAGCAGGCCGCGGGCGTGACCTTCCAGCCGGGTGACGACGTGCGCGTCGTGGTCGCTCCGCCGACGGCGACCGACGCGGAGCCGACGTTCTCCGCCGGTGAGATCGCCGCCGTGCACACCAGCACCAGCGGCGCGGTCGTGGACGTGCTGGTCCCCCATGCCGATGCGGTCGACCTGTCGGTGGCCATCGCGAACGGACGGGCGTCGATCGTGCACGACGCGGGCCCAGTGCTCTCAAGCGACGATACGGACCCGCGCGGCCCGGCGGACAAGGGCGGTGAGGACTGA
- a CDS encoding ATP/GTP-binding protein: MDPQPGGDRSGRDPFTGEDLGDEGAYYECFAPDGGGAGTVWLDEPPAQAPPPPTPGEVARQAVAQMNLAAIRIGIAPTPPATAVVGVPVWLWVADPDTTTFGPTTASATVRGVTVTATARVDQVRWGLGDGTTLSCGVGTPYVPEYGGAPSPDCGHIFTRESGSEPGGAYTVTATTTWVVEWAGAGQTGTITVDPLVAQTRIVVAEGQVLVS, encoded by the coding sequence ATGGACCCTCAGCCTGGCGGAGACCGGTCCGGCCGCGACCCCTTCACGGGTGAAGATCTCGGCGACGAGGGTGCGTACTACGAATGCTTCGCCCCGGACGGCGGCGGGGCCGGGACGGTCTGGCTCGACGAGCCGCCTGCGCAGGCTCCTCCTCCGCCGACGCCCGGTGAGGTCGCGCGGCAGGCGGTCGCCCAGATGAATCTGGCGGCAATCAGGATCGGGATCGCCCCCACGCCGCCCGCCACGGCCGTCGTCGGCGTACCGGTCTGGCTGTGGGTCGCTGACCCGGACACGACGACGTTCGGCCCGACGACCGCGAGCGCGACCGTCCGCGGCGTCACGGTGACGGCGACGGCTCGCGTCGACCAGGTCCGTTGGGGCCTCGGTGACGGCACCACGCTCTCGTGCGGCGTCGGCACACCGTACGTCCCCGAATACGGCGGCGCGCCGTCGCCGGACTGCGGGCACATCTTCACGCGCGAGTCGGGCTCGGAGCCGGGCGGCGCGTACACGGTCACGGCCACCACGACCTGGGTCGTGGAGTGGGCGGGGGCCGGTCAGACCGGGACGATCACGGTGGACCCGCTGGTGGCCCAGACGCGGATCGTCGTCGCTGAAGGACAGGTGCTCGTGAGCTGA